Proteins encoded by one window of Grus americana isolate bGruAme1 chromosome 7, bGruAme1.mat, whole genome shotgun sequence:
- the TFAM gene encoding transcription factor A, mitochondrial yields the protein MAAALALLGRAAGLVTGAQRLLRVGGSAERCLSRGISSDERPKRPLTAYFRFLKENHSAFRQNNPEMSNVELVRKIAGAWKELPPSQKQVYEEARKTDWQRYEEQLAAYKAQLTPAQAAALKEERRKRLAKRRSFRAKRELTVLGKPKRPRSGFNIFVSENFQESEGISPVAKLKKLFDAWRKLSSSQKQPYLQLAEDDKVRYENEMKSWEAKMVELGREDLIRSRRQRPKTKTAETAKKAETAKASSHENKAKLKLKKSEE from the exons ATGGCGGCGGCGCTGGCGCTGCTGGGCCGGGCAGCGGGCCTCGTCACCGGCGCCCAGCGGCTCCTCAG GGTCGGCGGCTCGGCGGAGAGGTGCCTCTCCAGGGGGATCAGCTCGGATGAGCGCCCGAAGCGGCCCCTGACGGCCTATTTTCGCTTCCTGAAAGAGAATCATTCTGCTTTTAGGCAAAACAATCCAG AAATGAGCAATGTGGAGCTGGTTAGAAAAATAGCAGGTGCTTGGAAGGAGTTACCACCATCACAGAAGCAG GTCTATGAGGAGGCTAGAAAGACAGACTGGCAAAGATATGAAGAGCAGCTGGCAGCATATAAAGCTCAGCTAACTCCAGCTCAGGCTGCGgctttgaaagaagaaaggagaaaacgACTGGCAAAAAGAAGATCATTCAGGGCAAAAAGA gaattgaCTGTGCTTGGAAAACCTAAAAGACCTCGCAGCGGCTTTAACATTTTTGTGTCAGAAAACTTCCAAGAAAGCGAGGGAATTTCACCTGTG GCAAagctgaagaaattatttgatgCATGGCGAAAACTGTCCAGTTCCCAAAAGCAG ccATACCTGCAGCTTGCTGAAGATGATAAGGTTCggtatgaaaatgaaatgaagtcATGGGAAGCAAAAATGGTTGAACTCGGACGTGAAGACCTGATACGTTCCAGAAGGCAAAGgccaaaaaccaaaactgccGAAACTGCAAAGAAAGCTGAAACAGCCAAAGCTTCCTCACATGAAAACAAGGCAAAGTTAAAGTTGAAAAAGTCTGAAGAATAA
- the LOC129209052 gene encoding MLV-related proviral Env polyprotein-like — translation MEALVKDRIIGHPRNPYTPVAREVDKLRCLCVILTLGLFTTGKAESNYNYHQSFKWSLLRFENHQVIATQITSGAPSFNASLCQLVPRDRCWEYLGFYMCPSSNPGKGYCNSPNQYYCNYWGCETIAPAWIPGSGRDKYLKVQWGPYGCIPPQGWRGRGNCQYLFLNVTKPQEDSWLLGKIWGIRYTEPGTDKGGLILIKKEVVPNDPLPAGPNQAFVNEVVVTTPSQDYVTKETNNQETSTENYTTTPCTTKIP, via the exons ATGGAAGCCCTTGTGAAG GACCGAATCATCGGACACCCCCGTAACCCGTATACCCCGGTGGCGAGAGAAGTTGACAAACTGCGATGCCTCTGCGTGATCTTGACTCTGGGGCTTTTTACTACAGGAAAGGCAGAATCAAATTACAATTACCATCAGTCATTTAAATGGTCCCTCCTTCGATTTGAGAATCACCAAGTTATCGCAACTCAAATAACATCAGGTGCACCAAGTTTTAATGCCTCTCTGTGTCAGCTTGTCCCGAGAGACCGATGTTGGGAATACCTAGGATTTTATATGTGTCCCAGCTCGAATCCTGGGAAGGGGTATTGTAACTCCCCTAACCAATATTATTGTAACTATTGGGGATGTGAGACCATAGCCCCTGCTTGGATACCGGGCAGTGGTAGAGACAAATACCTAAAAGTCCAGTGGGGTCCATACGGGTGCATCCCACCGCAAGGATGGCGAGGACGCGGAAATTGTCAATACCTCTTCTTAAATGTTACCAAGCCCCAAGAGGACAGTTGGTTACTTGGAAAAATTTGGGGAATAAGGTACACAGAACCAGGGACAGACAAGGGTGGCTTAATCCTCATAAAAAAGGAGGTTGTCCCGAATGATCCACTGCCAGCAGGCCCCAACCAAGCATTTGTTAATGAAGTGGTCGTGACTACTCCCAGTCAGGACTATGTGACTAAAGAGACCAACAACCAGGAAACATCTACAGAAAACTATACTACCACACCATGCACCACCAAAATCCCTTAG
- the UBE2D1 gene encoding ubiquitin-conjugating enzyme E2 D1 isoform X2: MALKRIQKELSDLQRDPPAHCSAGPVGDDLFHWQATIMGPPDSAYQGGVFFLTVHFPTDYPFKPPKIAFTTKIYHPNINSNGSICLDILRSQWSPALTVSKDDPLVPDIAQIYKSDKEKYNRHAREWTQKYAM; the protein is encoded by the exons GAGCTAAGTGATCTGCAGCGAGACCCACCGGCCCACTGTTCTGCTGGACCTGTTGGAGATGACT TGTTTCATTGGCAAGCAACAATTATGGGACCT cctGATAGCGCATATCAAGGGGGAGTATTTTTTCTCACAGTACACTTTCCAACAGACTATCCTTTCAAACCACCAAAG attGCTTTTACAACAAAAATATACCACCCAAACATAAACAGTAATGGGAGTATTTGTCTTGATATCCTGAGATCGCAATGGTCACCAGCTCTGACTGTATCTAAAG ATGATCCTTTAGTACCGGATATTGCACAGATCTACAAGTCAGACAAGGAAAA ATACAACAGACATGCAAGAGAATGGACTCAGAAATATGCAATGTAA
- the UBE2D1 gene encoding ubiquitin-conjugating enzyme E2 D1 isoform X3, giving the protein MLENPTLCICKEKPLLKPDSAYQGGVFFLTVHFPTDYPFKPPKIAFTTKIYHPNINSNGSICLDILRSQWSPALTVSKVLLSICSLLCDPNPDDPLVPDIAQIYKSDKEKYNRHAREWTQKYAM; this is encoded by the exons ATGTTGGAAAATCCTACTCTTTGCATCTGCAAAGAGAAACCACTTCTGAAG cctGATAGCGCATATCAAGGGGGAGTATTTTTTCTCACAGTACACTTTCCAACAGACTATCCTTTCAAACCACCAAAG attGCTTTTACAACAAAAATATACCACCCAAACATAAACAGTAATGGGAGTATTTGTCTTGATATCCTGAGATCGCAATGGTCACCAGCTCTGACTGTATCTAAAG ttttattgtCCATATGCTCCTTACTTTGTGATCCTAATCCAGATGATCCTTTAGTACCGGATATTGCACAGATCTACAAGTCAGACAAGGAAAA ATACAACAGACATGCAAGAGAATGGACTCAGAAATATGCAATGTAA
- the UBE2D1 gene encoding ubiquitin-conjugating enzyme E2 D1 isoform X4, with translation MGPPDSAYQGGVFFLTVHFPTDYPFKPPKIAFTTKIYHPNINSNGSICLDILRSQWSPALTVSKVLLSICSLLCDPNPDDPLVPDIAQIYKSDKEKYNRHAREWTQKYAM, from the exons ATGGGACCT cctGATAGCGCATATCAAGGGGGAGTATTTTTTCTCACAGTACACTTTCCAACAGACTATCCTTTCAAACCACCAAAG attGCTTTTACAACAAAAATATACCACCCAAACATAAACAGTAATGGGAGTATTTGTCTTGATATCCTGAGATCGCAATGGTCACCAGCTCTGACTGTATCTAAAG ttttattgtCCATATGCTCCTTACTTTGTGATCCTAATCCAGATGATCCTTTAGTACCGGATATTGCACAGATCTACAAGTCAGACAAGGAAAA ATACAACAGACATGCAAGAGAATGGACTCAGAAATATGCAATGTAA
- the UBE2D1 gene encoding ubiquitin-conjugating enzyme E2 D1 isoform X1, giving the protein MALKRIQKELSDLQRDPPAHCSAGPVGDDLFHWQATIMGPPDSAYQGGVFFLTVHFPTDYPFKPPKIAFTTKIYHPNINSNGSICLDILRSQWSPALTVSKVLLSICSLLCDPNPDDPLVPDIAQIYKSDKEKYNRHAREWTQKYAM; this is encoded by the exons GAGCTAAGTGATCTGCAGCGAGACCCACCGGCCCACTGTTCTGCTGGACCTGTTGGAGATGACT TGTTTCATTGGCAAGCAACAATTATGGGACCT cctGATAGCGCATATCAAGGGGGAGTATTTTTTCTCACAGTACACTTTCCAACAGACTATCCTTTCAAACCACCAAAG attGCTTTTACAACAAAAATATACCACCCAAACATAAACAGTAATGGGAGTATTTGTCTTGATATCCTGAGATCGCAATGGTCACCAGCTCTGACTGTATCTAAAG ttttattgtCCATATGCTCCTTACTTTGTGATCCTAATCCAGATGATCCTTTAGTACCGGATATTGCACAGATCTACAAGTCAGACAAGGAAAA ATACAACAGACATGCAAGAGAATGGACTCAGAAATATGCAATGTAA